The genomic DNA CATCTGCTCTGAGATCTTATATAGCTCCTCAAGGTATAATGATTGTTCCATTTATTTTAAAGAAATAAGCTCCTTAATTACATTATTTATATTCTCATAAAGGGCTTCAAGCTCTTTTTCATTTTCTTCTAATCCTTTAAAATCAAAGCCATCATTGTCTATTTTAAGCTTCTTAAGGACAGGATGCTTATCCTCAAGCCTTCCTATTACCCTCTTTGTTATTCCAATCAATGTAGGTGCTCCAATAGTATACTTATTCTTTTCCCATAAACAATTAAGACTATCTCTGCCATTCACCTTCTTAATTTACCAAAACAATCCCACAATTGTCAATCTTTGATTTTATGCCCTTATTTTGGAAGATAAACATAGCTTGGTCTCCTTTTCCATCCAGCAATGGTAAAAAATGCCTTTTCTTCATTTGGGTTGAATAAAGCCCCTGCAGGTTTATAATAATTTCTGATAAAGGCTTCAAAGGATTCACTTCCCTCATTGCTTGTGATAATAGCTGTATATTCCTTTTTTTCTAGTTTTTCTTTAAGAAGGGCTGTCCACTCATCCATAAACCTTCTTCCATTATCTTTATCCTTTAAAACATCAAAAAGCCCAGACACATAGCAGAATGACCTCTTTCCAGCCTTTGTAAGATAAAAGCCATGATATGGAAGAAAAACATCGCCTTGTATAGATTTAAGGGTATTTAAAAACCTATCTCCACAAGCCCTATCCATTTTACTTGGGATTTGGAAAATTGGGTTATAAAGAAATATGATAAATTGAAGAATAATTGTTCCATAAATTACATTTTCCTTTTTTTGAAATTCTAAAAAAGCAAGACCAGTGAGAATTGAAAGCATAGCTACAAGGGGAATAATAGCATTTTCAACGCCTCCCTCAATTCCCCTTCCAAAAATGCTTACAATGAATGAAGATATAAAGAAAAGGAGAAAAAGAAGCTCATAGTTAAAGATGTTATCTCTCTTTCTTGATGCGATGAAGAAAAATACCCATCCAATTCCATAGCCACAAAGGATTGGCATATTTGCCAGAAGGTCAGATTTAAACATTAAAAGCTTATATTTAAGGAGGGGTTGATACTTTGGAAGC from bacterium includes the following:
- a CDS encoding glycosyltransferase family 39 protein translates to MKKRDKKRNIGVLDIVIFIIGIFYIASYLYVALGRIFYPYELEWTEGGMFDISYRILTHLPIYTKPTPDYISLMYPPGFCLLSALSIKVFGESLFSLRIISFVASIISFILIFAIVKRMTKSLFSSFLSASIFFGAFKITGFWYDLARVDSLFIMLILLSLYLLIKSQNSLSIIASIIALSFAFFTKQSGAFFILSALVWLLLRDIKKCLLFLLIIPICLGITLLLDHTSDGWYLYWIYKLPKYQPLLKYKLLMFKSDLLANMPILCGYGIGWVFFFIASRKRDNIFNYELLFLLFFISSFIVSIFGRGIEGGVENAIIPLVAMLSILTGLAFLEFQKKENVIYGTIILQFIIFLYNPIFQIPSKMDRACGDRFLNTLKSIQGDVFLPYHGFYLTKAGKRSFCYVSGLFDVLKDKDNGRRFMDEWTALLKEKLEKKEYTAIITSNEGSESFEAFIRNYYKPAGALFNPNEEKAFFTIAGWKRRPSYVYLPK